TTTTTTTACAAGTACAAACTTATTTGTTATGTACTTACATAAAAGATAGTATTGAGAGGTTTTATTTATGGCATGTCGCATGAAAGATTTTAAAGGTAAAGAATATAGATGTTTTTTTGAACTTACTTTATTAGTTATTGGTGGAAAATGGAAACCAATAATTTTAAACCACCTGTTCTTGGAAAAAACTTTACGCTTTGGAGAAATCAGAAAAAGAATACCAGATGTGACTGAACGAATGCTTACAAAACAGCTAAGGGAATTAGAAGCTGATGGATTGATTCATCGTAAAGTGTACAAGGTTGTTCCTCCCAAAGTTGAATATACGTTGAACCATATAGGAGCGCGCTTGGTTCCTGTATTAAAAAGTATGCGGGAATGGGGCGTAGAGTATGAAGAATTTCTAAATGATGGAGAAGTTCTAAAGGGCGAAGGATATGAGAAAAAATAAGCCATTATTTTACTTGTATACCATAAAAGTTTAATGATAATTTCGATTATATTAATTCTTAGAAGTAAAGTTGGTGCAATATGATTAGTAAAGATAGAGTTCTAAATTTATTTATGGATTTAGTTAAAATTGATAGTCCTTCTTTAAAAGAAAAAAATGTTGCAGATTACCTTTTCTCCTTAATGGAAGAAAAAGGTTATAATGTAACAAATGATTGCGCTGGTGATGCTTGCGGCGGAAATACCGGTAATATCTTTGTTCGAATTCCTGCAACAGGAGAGGGAGAGCCCATTGCTTTTTCAGCCCATATGGATTGTGTTTCTCCATGTTGTGGTGTTGTGCCAGTCGTTAAAGATGACATTGTGTATAGTTCTGGAGATACAGTTTTAGGAGGCGATGATAAGTCTGGACTTGCTATAATGATTGAAGCTGTAAATCATCTTGAAGAAGAGTCTATTCTTCATCCTGAAATTTACTTCATGTTTTCTATTTGTGAAGAATCAGGAATGCATGGAGCTATAAATATGGATAGAAGCTTATTACCTGTAAAGAATATTCTTGTACTTGACTCAAGTGGTGATGTCGGCAGAATTATTACCGAATCTCCTGCACAAGCAAGTATCAATATTACTTTTAAAGGTAAGTCAGCTCATGCAGGAATTTCTCCTGAATCAGGAATAAGTGCTATACAAATCGCTGCTGAAGCTATTTACAATATGAATTTACTACGTATTGATAAAGAAACGACTGCAAACCTTGGAAGAATTGAAGGTGGTGGGGCGACTAATATTGTAACTGATAAAGTTACACTAACAGCAGAAGCTCGTTCTACAAAAGATGAATCATTACAGTGTCAGCTTGATCATATGAAAAAATGTTGTACAGATGCTGCCGCCAAATTAGGCGGAATGTGTAAGTTCGGTTACGAAATTTCATATCCTGCTCTGCATATAGACGAAAAAAGCAAACTTTTGGCTAAAGTTGAGCAAAGTTGCAGAAACATCGGCATCAATCCTAAACTGGATTCAACTGGAGGTGGAAGTGACGCAAATATTCTTTATGGTAAAGGGTATACAGCTTTAACTCTGGGGGTCGGCATGAGTAAGGTTCATACTGTAGATGAATTCATTGCAGTTAAATCATTGACGGATTGTGCTGAATTAGTTGCTGATATTATGAAATGTTAAATTATTTTTAGCGATGATAAAAGAAAATCCCTTAATTTAACACTAAGGGATTTTCTTTTAAGCGAAGAATAAAAATATTTTAAAGTCCTAAAGAGGCAAGCAAATCGTCAACTTCACCTTGATCGCTTCCTTCTGTAGGGCCTTGCAATTCGCTCATTTGTGTTTCAGCGACCTGATCTAATTCTTCCAATGTTTTTTCAGGTGCCTTTTCACGGGCTTTAATTTTTAACCCTGTAGACATATATAGACCCAGAACAATTTTTTCGACACTTTTAATAGTCTCGACAATAATTTTGATCCTCTGCCCTGTGAGATCTTGAAAGCTTAGAGTTGTCATGATGTTCATGAGATCTTCACCTAGAGTACTATTTATTTGCCCCAGTTCCTCACGTTGCTCCTTTTTTACCCCGCCAGATTCAAATCCTTTTATGATAGCCGAAAGAGCAAACTGCATTTCCTGAAGTTTCTCAACAATATCCATAATATCTTGAGTCGCTTTTTCAGTTGTGCGCATAATAGCATCCAGCTGATCAGAAGCTTCGTTAAATAAGTCATCAGGATTTTCATCTACAGCGACAGCAACAGTTGAGGTTGGACCTTTTTTTGCTTTTGCAACTTCTTGATATATGTCTTTCAAGCCACTTTGAAGATCTTCATTAATTCTGCGATAAAATTCTCCCTCGAGAAGTGTCTTAGACATGCTTTTAGAAATTTCTTTCTGAATAGCTAAGGTTATACTTTCCTTTAAGCTTTCTGTCAGATCTGTAGAAATTTTTTCCATCATGCTTTGAACGATTATATCATCGTTAACCACAATGCACTCCTTAGTGATTTATATTTTTAGGAAATTTTATCAGTACGTATGCGTTCGCGTTGTTCGCTGAATACAAATTGAATTATAGCCTCAAGGTCGTGTTCTTTAATGTTTATAAATTCCATAACCCAAGTGTTGGACATTTTACCAGTATTAATAGTACCTTTTGTACTGGCCATACGCAATGGAACTTGGCCCAGAACAAGAACAACTTCCATAATAACTTCAGACCTTAGCGAAGTTTCAGTTCTAAACACTATTCCATTGCCGGATATTTCAAGAACTTCAATATCAACTGGAAAATCTTGAGAAAGGTCTTTTATACTCTGAATACCAAGAAGTTGATCAAGTTTACGATCAATTTCAATGAGATATACTTTTAACCACTCTGGAACCTTAGAATCATCAAGATTTTCAGCGGGATGCTTTTGCCCACTCCCTATACCTCGAAAAAGAGGTGGATTGCTAAATGAATTGGCAATCCTTCCATATCCCTTGATCCTTGTTTTTACACTTGAATAATGAGTGGTATGGTCCATTATGTAGTCCTGTTTTCTTTCTCCTGAGGATCAATTTCCATCGCTCTAACAGGACATATCTTGGTACAGATTCCGCACGCAGTACACTTTTCAAGTTCGAACAGTACTAAGCGTGACTCCATATCTAGAGAAAGAGCTCCAGTTGGACACATCGTAAGACACATTCCGCAATGCATGCATGATTCTTCATCCCTAGATATTTTTTGGGCAACCGGAATTATTTTAATTCCGTTTTCTTTCAGGTAGTTTAACCCCTTATGGAATTCTTCTTCTGGTCCAGTTACTTCAAGAGTCAGGCTCCCTTCATGGCGAGGATTTATGTCTGCTTTTAAAATGTTAAAACTTAAATCATATAATTTTCCAAGATTACAGATTACAGGACGGCCTGAAACAGATGGAGGGAATGATAAGTGTACTATTTTATTAAAATTTTTATTTTCAGTCATTTAAGTTATTCCAATTAAAGGTTTGTAAAGTTATATTATTTAATTGAACTAATCACTTCTTTAGCTCTCTTAGCTTCAGCTGAAGAAGGAGCTTTTTTGATTAAGTCTTCCAAAATATATTTACCAGATTTAGTCTTTCCTAATTTTATAAGGCAAATTCCTTGTTTGAGCATTGCTGGTTTATATTTGTTGTTTTTGGGATATTTGGCAATAACTACTTGATATTTTAGCGCGGCGTTAGGGTAGTCGTGCAGTTGGTAGTAACATTCTCCTTCCCAGAATAACGAATTAGGAACGAGTTCATGGTTCGGAAAAGTTTTAGTGAACTCTACCCAATCAGCTATAGCTTTCTTATACTCTCTAGTTTTAAAGGATTCAAGAGCCTTATTGTATAGAGCTTGAGCCGGATCAATAGCTATTTCTTTTTTAGCTGGAGTATCTAGAACAGCGGCAATACCAGTTGCCTGACTTACGGTCGCTGAAACAGCTGCAGGGTGTTTCTGTTCAGCTTGCGGTTTAATTAAATCAAGATCTAAATCAAGTTGGCTTTCAAGAGCCATGCGCATAAGATTAACCTGCTGAGAAAGTTCGCGAAGTGAAATAGTGCTGTTGGAATCCCCCCCGTTCATCTCATTAATTCTAAGAGTGAGAGAGTCTAATGATCCCTGCATTTTACTCATATCAATCTTTAAAGAGTTTACTTCTGCCCAAAGATTTGCCTGACGTGTTTGAACTGGAGTATTTGATTTTTTTATTTCGCTGCT
This genomic interval from Desulfovibrio sp. UCD-KL4C contains the following:
- a CDS encoding helix-turn-helix domain-containing protein, with amino-acid sequence MKDFKGKEYRCFFELTLLVIGGKWKPIILNHLFLEKTLRFGEIRKRIPDVTERMLTKQLRELEADGLIHRKVYKVVPPKVEYTLNHIGARLVPVLKSMREWGVEYEEFLNDGEVLKGEGYEKK
- a CDS encoding M20/M25/M40 family metallo-hydrolase, with amino-acid sequence MISKDRVLNLFMDLVKIDSPSLKEKNVADYLFSLMEEKGYNVTNDCAGDACGGNTGNIFVRIPATGEGEPIAFSAHMDCVSPCCGVVPVVKDDIVYSSGDTVLGGDDKSGLAIMIEAVNHLEEESILHPEIYFMFSICEESGMHGAINMDRSLLPVKNILVLDSSGDVGRIITESPAQASINITFKGKSAHAGISPESGISAIQIAAEAIYNMNLLRIDKETTANLGRIEGGGATNIVTDKVTLTAEARSTKDESLQCQLDHMKKCCTDAAAKLGGMCKFGYEISYPALHIDEKSKLLAKVEQSCRNIGINPKLDSTGGGSDANILYGKGYTALTLGVGMSKVHTVDEFIAVKSLTDCAELVADIMKC
- a CDS encoding protein phosphatase CheZ, which encodes MVNDDIIVQSMMEKISTDLTESLKESITLAIQKEISKSMSKTLLEGEFYRRINEDLQSGLKDIYQEVAKAKKGPTSTVAVAVDENPDDLFNEASDQLDAIMRTTEKATQDIMDIVEKLQEMQFALSAIIKGFESGGVKKEQREELGQINSTLGEDLMNIMTTLSFQDLTGQRIKIIVETIKSVEKIVLGLYMSTGLKIKAREKAPEKTLEELDQVAETQMSELQGPTEGSDQGEVDDLLASLGL
- a CDS encoding NIL domain-containing protein is translated as MTENKNFNKIVHLSFPPSVSGRPVICNLGKLYDLSFNILKADINPRHEGSLTLEVTGPEEEFHKGLNYLKENGIKIIPVAQKISRDEESCMHCGMCLTMCPTGALSLDMESRLVLFELEKCTACGICTKICPVRAMEIDPQEKENRTT
- the ybgF gene encoding tol-pal system protein YbgF, producing MKKNNYKYSLVISVLVLSVITGLSGCVTVTDMNNLRMEVRQNKSQLTKKMDTLDQQINQTQSSISSEIKKSNTPVQTRQANLWAEVNSLKIDMSKMQGSLDSLTLRINEMNGGDSNSTISLRELSQQVNLMRMALESQLDLDLDLIKPQAEQKHPAAVSATVSQATGIAAVLDTPAKKEIAIDPAQALYNKALESFKTREYKKAIADWVEFTKTFPNHELVPNSLFWEGECYYQLHDYPNAALKYQVVIAKYPKNNKYKPAMLKQGICLIKLGKTKSGKYILEDLIKKAPSSAEAKRAKEVISSIK